One Thioalkalivibrio sp. ALJ12 genomic window carries:
- the cobU gene encoding bifunctional adenosylcobinamide kinase/adenosylcobinamide-phosphate guanylyltransferase, translated as MKTLVLGGVRSGKSRLAEQLADASGLHVTYVATARADDAEMARRIERHRADRPGDWGLIEAGIGLAAALEEAARPGECLLVDCLTLWLTQLLCTEDEALIEREREALIATVPRLPGTLVFVSNETGMGITPMDALSRRFADEAGWLHQRLAPTMDRVVLTVAGLPHVLKGEPLE; from the coding sequence ATGAAGACGCTGGTGCTCGGCGGAGTGCGTTCCGGCAAGAGCCGACTGGCGGAGCAACTGGCCGATGCCAGCGGCCTGCACGTGACCTATGTCGCCACCGCGCGTGCCGACGACGCCGAGATGGCACGCCGCATCGAACGCCACCGCGCCGACCGTCCCGGAGACTGGGGACTGATCGAGGCGGGTATCGGCCTGGCCGCCGCGCTGGAAGAGGCCGCAAGGCCAGGTGAATGCTTGCTGGTCGATTGCCTGACGCTGTGGCTGACCCAGCTCCTTTGCACCGAGGACGAGGCCCTGATCGAACGCGAGCGGGAGGCCCTGATCGCCACCGTGCCGCGCCTGCCGGGCACCCTGGTGTTCGTCTCCAACGAGACGGGCATGGGCATTACCCCGATGGACGCGCTGTCCCGCCGCTTCGCCGACGAGGCGGGCTGGCTGCACCAGCGCCTGGCCCCCACGATGGACCGCGTCGTGCTGACCGTCGCCGGCCTTCCGCATGTGCTCAAGGGTGAACCGCTGGAATGA
- a CDS encoding histidine phosphatase family protein, with the protein MTKSVRIGLLRHGETTGAGFRGRGCDDPLTPEGERAMRAAFESSGEWDRVVCSPLQRCRLPAEGFARAAGLPVQCDPRLQELHFGDWEGQTAEALMQTDAEALGRFWEDPFGYPPPNGEDLGSFRDRVLAGWEQSVVAPGGRVLVVTHGGVIRLLRAQLEGWPLEKLLSIEVPLASLHVVEPGQREEMPS; encoded by the coding sequence ATGACCAAATCGGTCCGTATCGGTCTGCTGCGCCACGGCGAGACGACGGGTGCCGGCTTTCGCGGGCGCGGCTGCGATGATCCGCTGACCCCGGAAGGCGAGCGGGCGATGCGTGCGGCGTTCGAGTCCTCCGGCGAGTGGGATCGCGTCGTGTGCTCGCCACTGCAGCGCTGTCGACTCCCGGCCGAAGGCTTCGCCCGCGCGGCCGGGCTCCCCGTCCAGTGTGATCCCCGCCTGCAGGAGCTACATTTTGGGGACTGGGAGGGGCAAACGGCCGAGGCCCTGATGCAGACGGACGCCGAGGCGCTGGGTCGGTTCTGGGAAGACCCGTTCGGCTACCCTCCACCCAACGGCGAAGACCTCGGAAGCTTCCGCGACCGGGTGCTGGCCGGCTGGGAACAGAGCGTAGTGGCGCCGGGCGGTCGTGTCCTCGTCGTTACCCACGGCGGGGTGATTCGCCTGCTGCGCGCACAACTGGAGGGCTGGCCGTTGGAGAAGCTATTGTCGATCGAAGTGCCGTTGGCCTCTTTGCACGTTGTCGAGCCGGGCCAGCGCGAGGAGATGCCCTCGTGA
- the fliD gene encoding flagellar filament capping protein FliD produces MAISSLGVGSGLDLNQIVGDLVNAERAPREERLDRREQKVESQISAFGELTSSVDQLGSSLSSLAGFEPQQVVSVGDESVARVTTDGTAENRSFSLEVEQLAQAEIRATASGAFADGDEEVGAGQLTIQVGGNDVTLDIEEGMTLRDVRDAINESGAGVAASIVNDENGARLVFESDETGAANSIGISVTGGTPEGLGRLENTEVAREAQDARAFINGLEINSASNTLDNAIDGVEIELTGTSGGAPTTVSIDEDRDELQQLLEGFVENYNALVGQTSQLTRFDPESEEGSVLTGDSTVRNIRSRLGNALMGNAQVPEATASTFAELGIVSNRDGTLSFDSSRFNEALDRDGFDTVADVVRDISGQAEGIANSFTGRDGLIAARTDGLQGELRRIGSQREDLDMRMEQLEQRLVRQFSRMDQMVAQMQSTGDYLTNQLANMPLANNNSR; encoded by the coding sequence ATGGCAATCAGTTCACTGGGTGTGGGTTCCGGGCTGGATCTCAATCAGATCGTCGGGGACCTGGTCAACGCGGAGCGCGCACCGCGCGAGGAGCGTCTGGACCGCCGCGAGCAGAAGGTCGAGTCACAGATTTCGGCATTCGGGGAACTGACCAGCAGCGTTGACCAGCTCGGCTCATCGCTGTCTTCGCTCGCGGGCTTCGAGCCGCAGCAGGTGGTATCAGTCGGTGACGAGAGCGTCGCCCGCGTAACCACGGATGGCACTGCCGAGAACCGCAGTTTTTCGCTGGAGGTGGAGCAACTGGCGCAGGCGGAGATTCGTGCGACGGCTTCAGGCGCGTTTGCCGATGGTGACGAAGAAGTGGGCGCCGGCCAGCTCACGATTCAGGTGGGCGGTAACGACGTAACGCTGGATATCGAGGAGGGCATGACCCTTCGCGACGTGCGTGATGCGATCAACGAATCCGGCGCGGGTGTTGCCGCGTCCATCGTGAACGACGAGAACGGCGCTCGGTTGGTTTTTGAATCGGACGAGACCGGCGCCGCCAATTCCATTGGGATTTCGGTAACCGGTGGCACGCCCGAGGGGCTGGGACGACTGGAAAATACTGAGGTGGCGCGCGAGGCGCAGGATGCCAGGGCGTTCATCAATGGTCTGGAGATCAACAGCGCCAGTAACACCCTGGACAACGCGATCGATGGGGTGGAAATCGAGCTGACCGGCACCTCGGGGGGCGCACCGACGACCGTCTCGATCGACGAGGACCGCGACGAGCTCCAGCAGCTGCTGGAGGGCTTTGTCGAGAACTACAACGCATTGGTCGGACAGACCAGCCAGCTGACCCGGTTCGATCCGGAATCGGAAGAAGGCTCGGTACTGACCGGCGACAGTACGGTACGCAACATCCGCAGCCGACTGGGCAATGCGCTGATGGGGAACGCACAGGTGCCGGAAGCGACGGCCTCGACGTTTGCGGAACTGGGCATTGTCTCCAACCGGGACGGGACGCTCAGCTTTGATTCCAGCCGTTTCAACGAGGCACTGGACCGGGATGGATTCGACACGGTGGCTGACGTGGTGCGCGACATCAGTGGTCAGGCGGAGGGTATCGCGAACAGCTTTACCGGGCGTGATGGCTTGATTGCGGCGCGCACCGATGGCCTGCAAGGAGAGCTGCGCCGCATCGGGTCGCAACGTGAAGACCTGGACATGCGTATGGAGCAACTGGAGCAGCGACTGGTGCGGCAATTCTCGCGGATGGACCAGATGGTGGCCCAGATGCAGAGCACTGGCGATTACCTCACCAACCAGCTGGCGAACATGCCGCTGGCCAACAACAACTCTCGTTGA
- a CDS encoding nucleotidyltransferase family protein, giving the protein MRLSDEQQTIIREEVARAFGPDAHVKLFGSRVDDTARGGDIDLYIEADGTPNDLLDRELRLSAALQRRLGERRVDIVVHPRGTPHRPIDAHADRTGVAL; this is encoded by the coding sequence ATGCGCCTGAGCGACGAACAACAGACGATTATCCGCGAGGAAGTGGCCCGTGCATTCGGGCCGGATGCACACGTGAAGCTGTTCGGCTCGCGCGTGGATGATACCGCGCGCGGTGGCGACATCGACCTCTACATCGAGGCAGACGGCACCCCGAATGACCTGCTGGACCGGGAACTTCGGCTGTCTGCGGCATTGCAACGCCGCTTGGGCGAACGCCGTGTGGACATCGTGGTGCATCCGCGAGGGACGCCGCACCGCCCCATCGATGCGCATGCCGACCGCACGGGTGTCGCCCTGTGA
- the cobT gene encoding nicotinate-nucleotide--dimethylbenzimidazole phosphoribosyltransferase, with product MTEDCDWLQVPPAPLSAEARRAATERQAQLTKPPGSLGRLEAIAERLAAMQGVGQPTLERVHVAVFAGDHGVVAEGISRFPQAVTAQMVANFANGGAAISVLARHLGASIEVINLGTVAQPPAVAGVQQLNLGPGTANLAREPAMTSAQLERALNAGRQCAERARRGGTQLFIGGEMGIGNTTAAAAVACSLLGLPPVDLAGPGTGLDANGVRHKAEVIEQALRTHAAVRGEALGSLRCLGGFEIAGLAGAYIAAAQIGLPVLVDGFISTSAALVAERLCPGTADWFFYAHSSAEPGHRRLLESLAAEPLLDLGMRLGEGSGAATAVPLLRLACELHAGMATFAEAGVSGDTP from the coding sequence GTGACCGAAGACTGTGACTGGCTGCAGGTGCCGCCGGCACCCCTGAGCGCCGAGGCGCGTCGTGCGGCAACAGAGCGGCAGGCCCAGCTGACCAAGCCGCCGGGTTCGCTCGGGCGACTGGAGGCGATCGCCGAGCGCCTGGCCGCCATGCAGGGCGTGGGCCAGCCCACGCTGGAGCGGGTTCATGTCGCGGTGTTCGCCGGCGATCACGGTGTGGTGGCGGAAGGCATTTCGCGTTTCCCGCAGGCCGTGACCGCGCAGATGGTCGCGAACTTCGCGAACGGCGGTGCGGCGATCTCGGTGCTGGCGCGGCACCTGGGCGCGTCCATCGAGGTGATCAACCTCGGTACCGTGGCCCAGCCTCCGGCCGTCGCCGGTGTGCAGCAGCTGAACCTGGGCCCCGGCACCGCAAACCTGGCCCGCGAACCCGCGATGACGTCGGCGCAGCTGGAACGCGCGCTGAACGCCGGCCGCCAGTGTGCCGAGCGCGCGCGGCGGGGCGGCACACAACTGTTCATCGGTGGCGAGATGGGCATCGGCAACACGACGGCTGCCGCCGCAGTCGCCTGTTCGCTGCTGGGTCTGCCGCCGGTGGACCTGGCCGGGCCTGGCACGGGTCTGGATGCGAATGGCGTGCGCCACAAGGCCGAGGTGATCGAGCAGGCCCTGCGCACCCACGCCGCGGTGCGCGGCGAGGCACTGGGTAGCCTGCGTTGTCTGGGGGGCTTCGAGATTGCGGGGCTGGCCGGCGCTTACATCGCCGCGGCGCAGATCGGGCTGCCGGTGCTGGTGGATGGTTTCATCAGCACCTCGGCGGCGTTGGTGGCCGAACGGCTGTGCCCGGGCACGGCAGACTGGTTCTTCTACGCCCACAGCTCGGCGGAGCCGGGGCACCGGCGACTGCTGGAATCGCTGGCGGCCGAGCCGCTGCTGGATCTCGGCATGCGCCTGGGCGAGGGCAGTGGGGCGGCCACGGCCGTGCCCCTGCTGCGCCTGGCCTGCGAGCTTCACGCCGGCATGGCGACCTTCGCCGAGGCTGGCGTGTCGGGCGATACCCCATGA
- the cobS gene encoding adenosylcobinamide-GDP ribazoletransferase, which yields MNSVFAPFWLALQFLTRVPTPAQEPRPEDLGRSVLAYPLVGLILGLVLVLVGIGLSAIPGAPVLLVAALVLTFWVALTGALHLDGLADTVDAWVGGQRHPERAQAIMKDPACGPMAVAALILILLLKGTALVAVVETGAWVALLLAVLLGRVVPPVLFLTTPYVNPVGLGADMARHLPRSAAIGVVAVSAAVVLVLGLLSGLWGVIPALLAAGLTLWIATRVLRHWLGGFTGDTAGATLELVETLTLVILVLTLAG from the coding sequence ATGAACTCCGTATTTGCGCCCTTCTGGCTGGCCCTGCAGTTCCTGACCCGCGTGCCGACGCCGGCACAGGAGCCACGGCCCGAGGACCTCGGCCGTTCGGTCCTGGCCTATCCGCTGGTGGGGCTGATCCTGGGTCTGGTTCTGGTGTTGGTGGGGATCGGTCTGTCCGCGATCCCCGGGGCGCCGGTGTTGCTGGTCGCGGCGCTGGTGCTGACATTCTGGGTTGCGCTGACCGGCGCGCTGCACCTGGACGGCCTGGCAGACACTGTGGACGCCTGGGTGGGCGGCCAGCGGCACCCGGAGCGGGCCCAGGCCATCATGAAGGACCCGGCCTGTGGCCCGATGGCGGTCGCGGCGCTGATCCTGATCCTGTTGCTGAAAGGCACGGCGCTGGTGGCGGTGGTCGAGACCGGCGCCTGGGTCGCGCTGCTGCTTGCGGTGCTGCTGGGGCGCGTGGTGCCGCCGGTGCTGTTTCTGACCACTCCCTACGTAAACCCCGTCGGATTGGGCGCGGACATGGCCAGGCACCTTCCACGCAGCGCCGCCATCGGCGTTGTCGCAGTCTCGGCCGCAGTGGTGCTGGTGCTGGGCCTGCTCTCCGGCCTTTGGGGGGTGATACCGGCCCTGCTCGCCGCCGGGCTGACGCTGTGGATTGCAACGCGCGTACTGCGACACTGGCTGGGAGGCTTCACCGGCGACACGGCCGGGGCCACGCTGGAGCTGGTAGAGACCCTGACCCTCGTGATTCTGGTGCTGACGCTCGCGGGCTGA
- a CDS encoding flagellin, which yields MSQVINTNVLSLNAQRNLGNSQGALAQSLERLSSGLRINSAKDDAAGLAISERFTSQIRGLNQAARNANDGISFAQSAEGALGTIGDAMQRIRELAVQAANDTNSSSDRQALNNEVQQLVEEINRVANSTEFNGENILNGELEDLVFQVGANQNQTISVDGVDARGSQLGTASLGGDSLLLSELPEDDGDLNLTDIEINDRTISLGSAEDLDDVVAAINAATDDTGVTAARADEVVHTIETLNTDGGGTVTINGAEITIADGASDQEVLDAINAESAQTNVTASFDSDGDLVLTGTGDDIEISATDAGDFDFGGLDSDGETYLRAIELMASPADGIDVSGTDAADLGLDGDVDVNTLDGVSVETREDATETIGTIDAALQQISGLRSELGAVQIRFENTIANLEISSENLSAARSRIMDADFASETAELTRAQVLQQAGTSVLSQANAVPQNVLALLQ from the coding sequence ATGTCCCAAGTAATTAACACCAACGTTCTTTCCCTGAACGCGCAGCGCAATCTGGGCAACTCCCAGGGCGCGCTGGCTCAGAGCCTGGAGCGTCTGTCCTCGGGCCTGCGTATCAACAGCGCCAAGGACGACGCGGCCGGCCTGGCCATTTCCGAGCGTTTCACCTCCCAGATCCGCGGCCTGAATCAGGCCGCGCGCAACGCGAATGACGGGATTTCCTTTGCCCAGTCTGCAGAAGGTGCGCTGGGTACGATTGGGGATGCAATGCAGCGAATTCGCGAGCTTGCTGTGCAGGCCGCTAACGACACCAACTCCTCTTCCGATCGTCAGGCACTGAATAATGAAGTTCAGCAACTGGTAGAGGAAATCAACCGGGTTGCGAACTCCACTGAGTTCAACGGCGAAAACATCCTTAATGGAGAACTGGAGGATTTGGTATTCCAAGTGGGTGCCAACCAGAACCAGACCATTTCCGTTGACGGTGTGGATGCACGTGGTTCCCAGTTGGGCACCGCCAGCCTTGGCGGGGACAGCTTGCTTCTCTCTGAGCTTCCAGAGGACGACGGTGATTTGAACTTGACGGACATCGAGATCAATGACCGCACGATCAGCCTTGGCTCAGCAGAAGACCTTGACGACGTCGTTGCTGCAATCAATGCCGCGACGGATGATACCGGCGTGACTGCGGCTCGGGCCGATGAAGTAGTTCACACGATCGAGACACTTAATACCGATGGCGGCGGCACTGTAACGATCAATGGTGCTGAGATCACGATCGCTGATGGCGCCTCTGACCAGGAAGTGCTTGACGCCATCAATGCCGAAAGTGCTCAAACCAACGTTACGGCTTCGTTTGATAGTGATGGTGATCTTGTCCTCACCGGAACTGGTGATGATATCGAAATCAGTGCTACGGATGCTGGCGATTTCGACTTCGGTGGTTTGGATAGCGACGGTGAAACCTACCTTCGTGCGATCGAATTGATGGCTTCGCCGGCCGACGGTATTGATGTTAGCGGGACCGATGCAGCAGATTTGGGTCTCGATGGTGATGTGGATGTGAACACCTTGGATGGTGTCAGCGTCGAGACCCGAGAAGATGCAACCGAAACCATCGGTACGATCGATGCTGCTCTTCAGCAGATTAGCGGGCTGCGTTCCGAACTGGGTGCGGTGCAAATCCGATTCGAGAACACCATCGCCAACCTGGAGATCTCCTCGGAGAATCTGTCGGCCGCCCGTTCGCGCATCATGGATGCCGACTTTGCATCCGAGACCGCAGAGCTGACCCGTGCCCAGGTGCTGCAGCAGGCGGGTACCTCGGTGCTGTCGCAGGCGAACGCCGTTCCGCAGAACGTGCTGGCTCTGCTCCAGTAA
- the cobD gene encoding threonine-phosphate decarboxylase CobD — MAPEQWLDLSTGINPHGYPLPMPPADVWARLPEPDDGLEAAAARYYGCKGLLPLAGSQAAIQLLPQLRPAAARVGLLAPSYNEHARAWRMAGHRVEALPALGDAAPAAIEARLPQLDVLVLVNPNNPTGLRVTVETLLRWHKGLAARGGWLVVDEAFMDTSPRHSLLAADPGTDLGPGLLVLRSLGKFFGLAGARVGFLAAEPALRAALAERLGPWALSGPARWAATRALEDRAWQEQTRANLTAAGARLEELLRRYGIATEGGTALFRWGRRDDAVAVQDALARQAILVRRFDDPASLRFGLPGDEAQWHRLEQGLEAL; from the coding sequence GTGGCGCCGGAGCAATGGCTGGACCTGTCTACCGGCATCAACCCGCACGGCTATCCGCTGCCCATGCCCCCGGCGGACGTCTGGGCGCGCCTGCCGGAGCCCGACGACGGTCTGGAGGCGGCCGCGGCGCGGTACTACGGCTGCAAAGGGCTGTTGCCCCTGGCGGGCTCGCAGGCGGCCATCCAGCTGCTGCCACAGCTTCGCCCAGCGGCTGCTCGGGTTGGCCTCCTCGCGCCCAGTTACAACGAACACGCGCGGGCCTGGCGCATGGCCGGGCATCGGGTCGAGGCGCTTCCTGCGCTTGGCGACGCGGCGCCGGCCGCGATCGAGGCACGCCTGCCGCAGCTGGATGTGCTGGTACTGGTCAACCCGAACAACCCGACTGGACTGCGCGTGACCGTGGAGACGCTGCTGCGCTGGCATAAGGGGCTCGCGGCACGCGGCGGCTGGCTGGTGGTGGACGAGGCCTTCATGGATACCAGCCCCCGGCACAGCCTGTTGGCGGCCGACCCGGGCACGGACCTGGGCCCGGGGCTGCTGGTGCTGCGGTCGCTGGGCAAGTTCTTCGGTCTGGCCGGGGCGCGGGTCGGATTCCTGGCGGCGGAGCCGGCGCTGCGGGCGGCGCTGGCGGAGCGGCTGGGTCCGTGGGCGCTGTCTGGCCCGGCGCGCTGGGCGGCCACCCGAGCGCTGGAGGATCGCGCCTGGCAGGAGCAGACGCGCGCGAACCTGACCGCGGCGGGTGCGCGGTTGGAAGAGCTGCTGCGGCGGTACGGAATCGCTACCGAAGGTGGCACCGCACTGTTTCGCTGGGGGCGCCGCGATGATGCGGTCGCGGTTCAGGATGCGCTGGCGCGACAGGCGATCCTGGTGCGGCGTTTCGACGACCCCGCCAGCCTGCGTTTCGGGCTGCCGGGCGACGAGGCCCAATGGCACCGCCTGGAACAGGGACTGGAGGCGTTGTGA
- a CDS encoding flagellar protein FlaG — MSDGIGSISSPLVAVNVRGAQGGERMATGLGQIAKEGSSAVSASSGSSASRVAEQAIAERTKPAEPVEASDMDRVVESINAYLQSTKRALEFSVDDVSGRTVITVMDADRENVIRQIPPEQMLALAEQLRDEQVLEGTGLVDRA, encoded by the coding sequence ATGAGTGATGGTATTGGAAGTATCAGCTCGCCACTGGTGGCTGTGAATGTCCGGGGTGCCCAGGGTGGAGAACGTATGGCCACCGGTCTGGGGCAAATAGCCAAGGAAGGTAGCTCGGCGGTGTCGGCCAGCAGTGGGTCTAGTGCTTCGCGGGTGGCCGAGCAGGCCATAGCGGAGCGGACCAAGCCGGCTGAACCGGTCGAGGCCTCGGACATGGATCGTGTCGTGGAATCGATCAATGCCTATCTGCAGTCGACTAAGCGGGCGCTGGAGTTCAGCGTGGATGATGTTAGTGGCCGGACCGTGATCACCGTGATGGATGCGGATCGGGAGAACGTCATTCGGCAGATCCCGCCGGAGCAGATGTTGGCCCTGGCTGAACAGCTGCGCGACGAGCAGGTACTGGAGGGAACCGGGCTAGTGGACCGGGCCTGA
- the cbiB gene encoding adenosylcobinamide-phosphate synthase CbiB: protein MLIAFLTLLGALVLDRLIGDPRRWHPLAGFGLLVQRLEARFYRDGRARGALLLAVLVVPFVLLTVWLQQLLPVWLVGLLVLALALGWRSLDEHAERVARALEAGDLGQARQQVQMLVSRDSEALDVAGVSGAAVESVLENGNDALFGTIFWFLVAGAPGVVLYRLVNTLDAMWGYRNARYTRFGWTAARLDDLLNWIPARMTALAYALAGRTRDALQCWGEQAAAWKSPNAGPVMAAGAGALGLVLGGASQYHGERQWRPRLGMGAAPDAAGIRAAMGLVDRALALWMGVLVIGVSLAIF from the coding sequence ATGCTGATCGCGTTCCTCACGCTGCTTGGTGCGCTGGTGCTGGATCGCCTGATCGGCGATCCGCGCCGCTGGCACCCGCTGGCCGGGTTCGGGCTGCTGGTCCAGCGCCTGGAGGCCCGGTTCTACCGCGATGGTCGGGCCCGCGGCGCGCTGCTTCTGGCCGTCCTGGTGGTGCCCTTTGTGCTGCTGACGGTCTGGTTGCAGCAGCTCCTGCCGGTCTGGCTGGTAGGGCTGCTGGTACTGGCGTTGGCGCTGGGCTGGCGCAGCCTCGACGAGCACGCCGAGCGCGTGGCCCGGGCGCTGGAGGCCGGCGATCTGGGCCAGGCGCGGCAGCAGGTGCAGATGCTGGTCAGCCGCGACAGCGAGGCCCTGGATGTGGCCGGGGTCAGCGGCGCGGCGGTGGAGTCGGTACTGGAGAACGGCAACGATGCCTTGTTCGGCACCATTTTCTGGTTCCTGGTGGCCGGTGCGCCGGGGGTGGTGCTGTATCGCCTGGTGAATACGCTGGATGCGATGTGGGGCTACCGCAATGCGCGTTACACGCGCTTTGGCTGGACCGCGGCGCGGCTGGATGACCTGCTGAACTGGATCCCGGCGCGCATGACCGCGCTGGCCTATGCCCTGGCCGGGCGCACTCGCGATGCCCTGCAGTGCTGGGGCGAGCAGGCCGCGGCCTGGAAGAGCCCGAACGCTGGGCCGGTAATGGCCGCTGGGGCGGGCGCACTGGGGCTGGTGCTGGGCGGTGCCAGCCAATATCACGGCGAGCGTCAGTGGCGTCCGCGCCTGGGGATGGGCGCGGCACCGGATGCCGCCGGCATCCGTGCGGCGATGGGGCTGGTGGATCGGGCGCTGGCGCTGTGGATGGGCGTGCTTGTCATCGGGGTGAGCCTTGCGATCTTCTGA
- a CDS encoding YIP1 family protein, which yields MSSFPSRLNPGLLVLRTLTNPLRAVREVGELEAIPPWWQTFLRLALPVLLLSVIASQWLYQVIPTGLPPEAMPGAWGFGVYSVLAMSIGVLGLAWSAHYLTELFQGYSHPDRAMLAVTIGLLPAWVGKVAAAFPWPWGNTVGLLLIFYSLWLLYWSLRGILGLKRGNRIGLFVATVFCGAFITLIFGWLLMDLIPGATPETRIGTTWLI from the coding sequence ATGAGCTCATTCCCCTCTCGCCTGAACCCGGGCCTTCTGGTCCTGCGCACGCTGACGAACCCCCTGCGGGCGGTGCGGGAGGTGGGCGAACTGGAGGCGATACCCCCCTGGTGGCAAACCTTTCTGCGTCTGGCGCTCCCGGTGCTGCTGCTCAGCGTGATTGCCAGCCAGTGGCTGTACCAGGTCATCCCGACCGGGCTGCCGCCGGAGGCGATGCCGGGGGCCTGGGGCTTCGGCGTCTACAGCGTGCTGGCGATGAGCATCGGGGTGCTGGGTCTGGCCTGGTCCGCGCACTACCTGACCGAGCTGTTCCAGGGCTACTCCCATCCGGACCGGGCGATGCTGGCGGTGACCATCGGCCTGCTGCCCGCCTGGGTAGGCAAGGTGGCCGCCGCCTTTCCCTGGCCCTGGGGCAACACCGTCGGCCTGCTGCTGATCTTCTACAGCCTGTGGCTGCTCTACTGGTCGCTGCGCGGCATCCTCGGCCTGAAGCGCGGCAACCGCATCGGCCTGTTCGTGGCCACCGTCTTCTGTGGCGCCTTCATCACCCTCATCTTCGGCTGGCTGCTGATGGACCTGATCCCCGGCGCCACCCCCGAGACCCGCATCGGCACCACCTGGCTGATCTGA
- a CDS encoding cobyric acid synthase, translating to MSATTLMVQGTTSDAGKSVLVAGLARVLHRRRLSVVPFKPQNMALNSAVTLDGGEIGRAQALQAAACGLEPHTDMNPVLLKPSSDQGAQVIIHGRPAAELDARAYHDYKPVAREAVLASHRRLTAQYAHVLVEGAGSPAEINLRAGDIANMGFAEAVDCPVILVADIDRGGVFAHLVGTLALLSATERARVQGFVINRFRGDISLLQPGLDWLEQETGKPVLGVIPYLHGLYLDAEDALPREAVPEKAVDALKVVVPALPRISNHTDFDPLRLHPGVDLRFAGPGESLQPADLVILPGSKAVRDDLAWLREQGWEDELQRHVRYGGKVLGICGGFQMLGRVVHDPDGVEGRPGSTPGLGWLDIETRLAPEKRLERVHGDRVLGREARVEGYEIHAGVTTGPGQDRPLLELQHGPDGARSEDEAVAGTYVHGVFDTSAAAEALLHWAGMRNGKEHGEDLATARERGLERLADTLEAHLDLGRILALLRAGNTETVT from the coding sequence GTGAGCGCGACCACGCTGATGGTGCAGGGGACCACCTCGGATGCCGGCAAGAGCGTGCTGGTGGCCGGGCTGGCGCGGGTGCTGCATCGCCGTCGGCTGTCGGTGGTGCCGTTCAAGCCGCAGAACATGGCGCTGAACAGCGCGGTCACGTTGGACGGCGGCGAGATCGGGCGCGCCCAGGCCCTGCAGGCCGCCGCCTGCGGCCTGGAGCCGCATACCGACATGAATCCGGTGCTGCTCAAGCCCAGCTCCGATCAGGGGGCGCAGGTGATCATCCACGGCCGTCCTGCGGCCGAGCTGGATGCTCGTGCCTACCATGACTACAAGCCCGTCGCCCGCGAGGCCGTGCTGGCCTCGCATCGACGGCTGACCGCGCAGTATGCGCACGTGCTGGTGGAAGGGGCGGGCTCGCCGGCAGAGATCAACCTGCGCGCAGGCGATATTGCCAACATGGGGTTTGCCGAGGCGGTGGACTGTCCGGTGATCCTGGTCGCAGATATCGACCGTGGCGGCGTGTTCGCGCATCTGGTCGGTACGCTGGCGTTGCTGAGCGCGACGGAGCGCGCGCGGGTGCAGGGCTTCGTGATCAACCGCTTTCGCGGCGATATCTCGCTCCTGCAGCCTGGACTGGACTGGCTGGAGCAGGAGACCGGCAAGCCGGTGCTGGGCGTGATCCCGTATCTCCACGGGCTGTACCTGGATGCTGAGGACGCCCTGCCGCGCGAGGCGGTGCCGGAAAAGGCGGTGGATGCCCTGAAGGTCGTCGTGCCGGCCCTGCCGCGCATCTCCAACCATACCGATTTCGACCCGCTGCGCCTGCACCCGGGTGTGGACCTTCGCTTCGCCGGCCCGGGCGAGTCGCTGCAGCCGGCGGATCTGGTCATCCTGCCGGGGTCCAAGGCCGTTCGCGACGACCTCGCCTGGTTGCGGGAACAGGGCTGGGAAGACGAGCTGCAGCGCCATGTGCGTTATGGCGGCAAGGTGCTCGGGATCTGTGGCGGCTTCCAGATGCTGGGCCGGGTCGTGCACGACCCCGACGGTGTCGAGGGGCGGCCCGGCTCCACGCCGGGGCTCGGCTGGCTGGACATCGAGACGCGTCTTGCTCCCGAAAAGCGTCTGGAACGTGTTCACGGGGACCGTGTGCTGGGCCGGGAGGCGCGCGTGGAGGGCTACGAGATCCATGCAGGAGTGACGACAGGGCCCGGGCAGGATCGCCCGCTGCTGGAGCTGCAGCATGGCCCGGACGGCGCGCGCAGCGAGGACGAGGCCGTGGCGGGGACCTATGTCCACGGGGTATTCGATACCTCCGCTGCCGCCGAGGCTTTGCTGCACTGGGCTGGCATGCGCAATGGGAAGGAGCACGGCGAAGACCTGGCGACCGCACGCGAGCGCGGCCTGGAACGCCTGGCCGATACCCTGGAGGCGCATCTGGACCTGGGGCGCATCCTCGCGCTGCTGCGCGCAGGGAACACGGAGACCGTGACATGA